A single window of Plasmodium reichenowi strain SY57 chromosome 14, whole genome shotgun sequence DNA harbors:
- a CDS encoding dephospho-CoA kinase, putative, which yields MFLKFFLDKCILCFLALGLIPIGYINRKNKFRKIENQKYALFSSIVMNSFLIYLNKFFGILGIFNFFLGNYLCLIGITGGIAVGKSTFCNFLKKKDVVVINADEITSKIYTKDSICYKKIVKHFGENILNNDKSINRTLLRKIVFNNEENVKYINKITHTYIILQIIKECLKYKFLYFKYNVAIEAPLLIETKLYLLTSPVILLKSSVRNQIKRILSRDKNCTYDTAMGIIKNQLPTDEKIKYADIIINNDGDILDLQMKCDVVYNKYLKNFFF from the exons atgtttttaaaattcTTTCTTGataaatgtattttatGTTTCCTGGCTTTGGGTTTGATTCCAATTggatatataaatagaaaGAATAAGTTTAGGAAAATTGAAAATCAGAAATATGCCTTATTCAGTTCTATAGTTATGAACAGTTTTTTAATATACCTAAATAAGTTTTTTGGAATATTAggaatatttaatttttttttagggaattatttatgtttaatTGGAATAACAGGTGGTATAGCCGTTGGAAAATCAACTTTTTGTAattttctaaaaaaaaaagatgtGGTTGTAATAAATGCTGATGAAATTACTAGTAAGATTTATACAAAAGATTCTATATgctataaaaaaattgtaaaaCACTTTGgagaaaatattttaaataatgataaaagtATTAATAGAACCTTATTGAGAAAAATAGTAtttaataatgaagaaaatgttaaatatatcaataaaattacacatacttatattatactacaaattattaaagaatgcttaaaatataaatttttatattttaaatataatgtagCCATTGAAGCACCTTTATTAATAGAAACGAAATTATATCTATTAACAAGTCCTGTTATACTTTTAAAATCATCTGTAAGAAATCAAATTAAACGTATCTTATCAAGAGATAAAAATTGCACCTATGATACAGCCATGGGTATTATcaa GAATCAGCTACCTACAGATGAAAAGATAAAGTACGcagatattattattaacaatGATGGAGATATATTAGACTTACAAATGAAATGTGATGTggtatataataaatatttaaaaaactTTTTCTTCTAA
- a CDS encoding poly(A)-specific ribonuclease PARN, putative, with the protein MSSVFNYFFKNFVLKEKRNLFFKYNILERGYSKITSVNLNNWNNIHKEIIQKINNSDFVSIDVEYTGLHLKDERYISLDSSYEAHCYGAKSFFPCQIGISIAKKKDIVEDLYQTDEENNEIKKKSSVHTRKVIYENGNMNKICNIEKKKQEWHISPYCIYVFPKENKYFSVSTSTLSFLKENNFDFNEWIFNGVGYLRPNEEEEKKKNILEKINELNNLLSKCNTNKKNIIPGEKIHIDKIIQEIENYKIVDDEDREAIISIIKKIGKWISNTNNDKNYCKHEEDKKKLNMNKDTNINYINNKDKANGNDINIHIPTTNINNNNIYNITNNIVKEKTFSSLNNNFIQKQKNELTNNNVYNVKQTFSSINSNIKNIPNNYITNEDVYDNAEKIINKSTYENDIECYNNIHNNDTIRNTECDINNMDNISNYPLYLEIENPYLRLLAHTLITKYFDSIFCISVKVNDKKHLAVYRSEKDSYKEQIKNLEQEIEKINQIIGVRLLFDEIIKNKKIIIGHNCFYDILHIYQTFYHDLPKSINVFKKKWTELFPHTFDTKYINETNEYLYALNGPATLKGLCEYMASLISSSNDFDFFFNFMNDPTDLPQCFIPFINPKKMTKYNMTQNFIHKKNNMLYSNDDNNIKNDKIQQELLYGTKGDNIIPNISIELNSENNTLTYNNNNNNNNNNNYNENNMIYVNNTNDKHILNSDEHNAGYDSLLTCLLFIFQCHYILKKNNLMWKDIYFSESNKANNTNSKYFFDIFLNMSNKIKIVKTQPNVISLCSAENYEMSRHFYMYDYPRYFKKWEIMKIWSPIWITLSKVDDQSCWIIAKSDDDAKNIKMIYKMLQNPQFKLCTYEEYMHKFKSN; encoded by the coding sequence ATGTCAAGtgtttttaattatttttttaaaaatttcgttttaaaagaaaagaggaatttgttttttaaatataatatattagaaaGGGGGTACTCTAAAATAACAAGTGTTAACTTAAATAATTGGAATAATATACACAAGGAAATAATTCAGAAGATTAATAACAGTGATTTTGTTTCTATAGATGTAGAATATACAGGTTTACATTTAAAAGATGAAAGATATATTTCACTAGATTCTAGTTATGAAGCCCATTGTTATGGAGCCAAATCATTTTTCCCTTGTCAAATCGGAATATCTATTGCTAAGAAGAAAGATATAGTGGAAGATTTATATCAGACggatgaagaaaataatgaaataaaaaaaaaaagtagTGTACATACAAGAAAGgttatatatgaaaatggaaatatgaataaaatttgtaatatagagaaaaaaaaacaagaGTGGCATATATCACCATATtgtatttatgtatttcctaaggaaaataaatattttagtGTATCCACAAGTACCCTTAGCTTTTtgaaagaaaataattttgattttAATGAATGGATATTTAATGGAGTAGGATATTTAAGACCAAATGAAGAAGaggagaaaaaaaaaaatatactagaaaaaattaatgaattaaataatcTACTAAGTAAATGTAATAccaacaaaaaaaatatcataccaggagaaaaaatacatattgACAAAATTATACAAGAAATTgagaattataaaattgtGGATGACGAAGATAGAGAAGCAATTATATccataattaaaaaaataggGAAATGGATAAgtaatacaaataatgataaaaacTATTGTAAACATGAAGAggataagaaaaaattaaatatgaacaaagatacaaatataaattacataaataataaagacAAAGCTAATGGtaatgatattaatatacACATACCTACAACCAACattaataacaataatatttataatattactaataatattgtcaaggaaaaaacattttcaagtttaaataataattttatccaaaaacaaaaaaatgaattaacGAATAATAATGTGTATAATGTAAAACAAACATTTTCATCCATTAATAGTAACATAAAGAATATACCAAACAATTATATAACTAATGAAGATGTTTATGATAATGCTGAAAAGATAATTAATAAGTCTACATATGAAAATGATATTGaatgttataataatatacataataatgataCAATTAGAAATACAGAATgtgatataaataatatggataatatatcaaattATCCATTATATTTAGAAATTGAAAATCCATATTTACGTTTACTAGCACATACattaataacaaaatattttgattcaatattttgtatatctGTTAAAGTTAATGACAAAAAACATCTAGCAGTGTATCGGAGTGAAAAGGATTCATATAAAgaacaaattaaaaatcTTGAACaagaaatagaaaaaataaatcaaattATAGGAGTaagattattatttgatgaaataataaaaaataaaaaaataattattggacataattgtttttatgatattttacatatatatcaaaCATTTTATCATGATTTACCTAAATctataaatgtatttaaaaaaaagtggACAGAGTTATTCCCTCATACATTTGATAccaaatatattaatgaaacaaatgaatatttatatgcTTTAAATGGACCAGCAACTTTAAAAGGTTTATGTGAATATATGGCATCCTTAATTTCATCAAGTAATGATTTCgatttcttttttaattttatgaatGACCCAACTGATTTACCACAATGTTTTATTCCATTTATAAATCCAAAGAAGATGactaaatataatatgactcaaaattttatacataaaaaaaataatatgcTTTATTcaaatgatgataataatattaaaaatgataaaatacAACAGGAATTACTATATGGGACAAAAGGGGATAATATTATACCAAATATAAGTATTGAGTTAAATTcagaaaataatacattaacatataataataataataataataataataataataattataatgaaaataatatgatatatgtgaataatacaaatgataAACATATACTAAACAGTGATGAACACAATGCTGGTTATGATAGTTTATTAACTTGCttactttttatatttcaatgtcattatattttaaaaaaaaataatctCATGTGGAAAGATATATACTTTTCCGAAAGTAATAAAGCAAATAATACCAATagtaaatatttttttgatatatttttaaatatgtctaataaaataaaaattgtaaaaACACAACCAAATGTTATTTCTCTATGTAGTGCAGAAAATTATGAAATGTCCAGACActtttatatgtatgatTATCCACgttattttaaaaaatgggaaattatgaaaatatggTCTCCCATATGGATTACATTAAGTAAAGTTGATGATCAGTCATGTTGGATAATAGCTAAAAGTGATGATGATGCAAAAAACattaaaatgatatataaaatgcTACAAAATCCACAATTTAAATTGTGTACTTATGAAGAATATATGCATAAATTTAAATCGAATTGA
- a CDS encoding zinc finger protein, putative: protein MFKKRFVGNVKNRKKTEDIKDGEDKEKQEEEEKKTNEENTKKENDNSNDSSLMDTNDMFNKKKRELEEDHEIGDDDVVCKYFFKKKLKKMNEENSLLLRKKQNKLIHCKSEDITQSNTLTEDRIYKGDFSGSKNYGSYEIDQDIKNDHRSIMERNIKIGEEILKGNLKDNIYRGKDAHEKAIMIKKDSLAKNKYTGLYGPVRSSGSNVRVTLRIDYEPCICKDYKETGYCGFGDTCIYLHDRSDYKSGWKIEQEYQEKRKRDEALRKEKMEKWNEKMLKKLKEKEERLNNHNNNLNDNNINNDEYSDENENNSNQSNLSSCSHNDNNSDTNSVDSDTSLPFACIKCKKKWKIEMNPSVTECMHYFCEKCFIDMFQKNKKCFKCGLQLNGIMNTAQNIIDILNKRKTVK, encoded by the coding sequence ATGTTTAAGAAAAGGTTTGTAGGCAATGTGAAGAACAGGAAAAAAACAGAAGACATAAAAGATGGCGAAGATAAAGAAAAGcaagaagaagaagaaaaaaaaacaaatgaagaaaatacaAAGAAAGAGAATGATAATTCAAATGATTCTTCTTTAATGGACACAAATGATAtgtttaataaaaaaaagagagaATTAGAAGAAGACCATGAAATTGGTGATGATGATGTGgtatgtaaatatttttttaagaagaaattaaaaaaaatgaatgaaGAGAATTCATTActtttaagaaaaaaacaaaataaattaatacatTGCAAAAGTGAAGATATTACCCAATCAAATACATTAACAGAAGATAGAATATATAAGGGTGATTTTAGTGGCTCGAAAAATTATGGATCATATGAAATAGATCAAGATATAAAGAATGATCATAGATCTATAATGGAAaggaatataaaaataggtgaagaaatattaaaaggaaacttaaaagataatatatatagagGAAAAGATGCCCATGAAAAAGCTATAATGATTAAAAAAGATAGTTTAGctaaaaacaaatatacaGGATTATATGGGCCTGTACGTAGTAGTGGTTCCAATGTTAGAGTAACTCTACGTATTGATTATGAACCTTGTATATGTAAAGATTATAAAGAAACTGGATATTGTGGTTTTGGTGATacatgtatttatttacatgATAGAAGTGATTATAAAAGTGGATGGAAAATTGAACAAGAATATCAAGAAAAACGAAAAAGAGATGAAGCAttaagaaaagaaaaaatggaaaaatgGAATGAAAAGATGttaaagaaattaaaagaaaaagaagaaagattaaataatcataataataatttaaatgataataatataaataatgatgaatattctgatgaaaatgaaaataattcaaatCAATCTAATTTATCTTCTTGTTCacataatgataataattcaGACACAAATTCAGTGGATAGTGATACTTCTCTTCCATTTGCATgtataaaatgtaaaaaaaaatggaaaataGAAATGAATCCAAGTGTTACTGAATGTATGCATTATTTTTGTgaaaaatgttttattgatatgtttcaaaaaaataaaaaatgttttaagTGTGGTTTACAACTTAATGGTATTATGAATACGGCCcaaaatattattgatatattaaataagaGAAAAACAGTAAAGTGA
- a CDS encoding hypothetical protein (conserved Plasmodium protein, unknown function), which translates to MIHEVILSLIGQTGDIIVLVHKNKKTTINGNINIDDYRFEVNNNIHIFLNSEIKIINEIVELGYYFYIINIFFLLVKKNTIYKNITHIHKYNKLNQERKNNKNLKNCNIYDKVNNGYYSSDNNSFSCISSSSDHEEESDDESDSDNDNDEEKNESASGYMTRKEHNKNNSYDNNKNKMDTYFGVILKNVKSINNASPYGYYANGICNEIKKFIKKYLKKISDVEEYINNNSNTPLTQIVTMLEKKREELLVIINIIKNFLNFQKREEENVIEGECRNKTKEILDYLYEHSLNGNSRIKKIYHKYLKNVGKIFLHQLFSWILYGQLIDPYNEFFIQKRQFIYSDEKKIYLTPEELYENLTLSNVQSLNFEWNYLFFQSLNNLPQCCIDKIAGRKILFIGKSIRILIRSNKWNTSDILKLFPIIKILSKAFDESSKFSLIHSSYYYKDDHNFMSNDPSFVKYRNEDENSNYSNSSSDNSSSYADLSDSTNDNINLYCKEIFDITIEKIRSIIAYKLWKYIVKDINLIKIFDLFKDIYLLNNGDFYDYFLEKSWSLMHIPPNMKNEILLKSMAWKNSSVLVEEYCKSKYENKKDKLIIDNYDNSLFTHIYSNNHDSKEDQSNCFFHNNANSSYYTFDTDTSENFISKYFYPRISYKKFSYDTFEGEKFDNLILGGMCYIYDNKIVLNDFYKGIQTLFKKKYYDYDNIFSVCINNYRQQILRGFKHGFDFSVNFNNFFDNQLYDQDITRNNINEQNFVKDNNISNKNYDGKNNEDHFLVGSCFALVIHSVKNPLLYKTDILNSSQGYWGTLGDCLSVEIRVKFYEKKKTINHPNINNNIQNNISDVILGDVEIEVSLYIGGKGISSFVHNSNSYSIDYNKECILNNKLLEDSLNQERERTYHEDDHENDLKNLKKKERIYPMGISQEISNTSENVRYSNNYYKDENNSSYNINNNCNDREQYPVLKIQSNKQTFYNINKNTITKFRVRINCLKHTFSVYIQKLDEYNLNFNNTKNKIKPIIHIRALDMTQAFSLDIGNAYIGLYTCPILFKHKLLKKKSKLNEWFKNFYNVNMSDDMSTIYEKNKNINIHNENGTIENEIRNRDNLALNKNYQDTTKNNNNNNNNNIKYNKEIDSENDIFPYKKRNIKNSENRLLFSCYDCSVEIYKWFHQSYKSAIEIPEIDIDNETLIFYDKQINKNIKIHSGLNLWNNLEIHFKLTWPIALIINTNTIYTYNSIFQFLFLLSRIHYNLKILCYHNRNLYKYLYYGKGSSLFSYLFSIRYKMQFFFSHVIRYLQEDIINYEYKLMSTQIHKSKDFEYTKSVHDLYISQIATKCFLRIQDLTYPLMELIDTSFKFCYFFQCLVENELFTDILNNEISNDKDTHEHMKNEKKNDHSNIDTFIIDEDDKNEDLKQVIEKLLQYNDIFNDKLIIVINEMIGISSNNNHAYIIHLLTILDFNSYITKIKDSRKKYNDLNANKKSKDDEIKNLNKNIIEDDNVMKETHIDKTSHLQRNNFNINNVNDEKMECQDIENIHIIDNYHVDKNHSYYNPNISNVENNSTNIMSQININGINELNEKNTPLKSRIVNNFNNLLYNNIDATSNIKPNDLSPYNQHMIMPQTNESFLNGNINIGSETMLNNNKYNNYNYSYNNIMNSQNNIINSHNNIMDSHNNIINNHSNIMNSYNNTANNNYNSLIDKYSNILNSYMNNTSSIYNSPKNFINNSNINSYNSILETSKLRNINNISSVTNNIGNDYNTNSIYKSSHNILHYDDNDDNNNITNDIGSIPKQIKLSNINKNIYEPNFLNNNNTTTDNIATNNLNNLMDIKVKNQFNVQNIIDQYNYNTLSKNNISLNNTYNINKISTLSPLNKVENTLNYSNVPLHIYHSENNTSKKSDHP; encoded by the coding sequence ATGATACATGAAGTTATATTAAGTTTAATAGGTCAAACTGGAGATATAATAGTATTagttcataaaaataagaagaCAACAATAAATggaaatattaatatagaTGATTATCGTTTTGAAGTaaacaataatattcatatatttttaaattcagaaataaaaataataaatgaaattGTGGAATTAGGttattatttctatataataaacattttttttttattagtAAAGAAGAATACCatttataagaatataactcatatacataaatataataaattaaatcaagaaagaaaaaataataaaaatctaaaaaattgtaatatatatgataaagTAAACAATGGATATTATAGCTCAGATAACAATAGCTTTTCATGTATAAGTTCCTCTTCTGATCATGAAGAGGAAAGTGATGATGAGAGTGATAgtgataatgataatgatgaagaaaagAATGAATCTGCATCAGGTTATATGACAAGAAAagaacataataaaaataattcatatgataataataaaaataaaatggatACATATTTTGGTGTGATTTTGAAAAATGTGaaaagtataaataatgcTAGTCCATACGGATATTATGCAAACGGTATATGTAacgaaataaaaaaatttataaaaaagtatttaaaaaaaattagtGATGtagaagaatatattaataataatagtaacaCACCTTTAACTCAAATTGTTACTATGTTAGAGAAGAAAAGAGAAGAATTATTagtaataattaatataataaaaaattttttaaattttcaaaaaagagaagaagaaaatgtaATTGAGGGGGAGTGTAGAAATAAGacaaaagaaatattagattatttatatgaacatTCATTAAATGGAAATTcaagaataaaaaaaatatatcataaatatttaaaaaatgtaggtaaaatatttttacatcAATTATTTTCTTGGATACTTTATGGACAATTAATAGATCCATataatgaattttttatacaaaaaagacaatttatatattcagatgaaaaaaaaatttatttaactccagaagaattatatgaaaatttaaCTTTATCTAATGTACAAAGTTTAAATTTTGAATggaattatttattttttcaatcACTTAATAATTTACCTCAATGTTGTATAGACAAAATAGCGGGAAGGAAAATTTTGTTTATCGGAAAATCTATTCGTATATTAATTAGAAGTAATAAGTGGAATACAAgtgatatattaaaactATTTCctattataaaaatattatcaaaaGCATTTGATGAGTCTTcaaaattttctttaattcattcttcatattattataaagatgatcataattttatgtCAAATGATCCAAgttttgtaaaatatagAAATGAAGATGAAAACTCTAATTATTCAAATAGTAGTTCAGATAATTCATCCTCATATGCTGATTTATCTGATTCAacaaatgataatattaatttatattgtaAAGAAATATTTGACATTActattgaaaaaattagaaGCATAATTGCATATAAATTATGGaaatatattgttaaagatatcaatttaataaaaatttttgatttatttaaagatatctatttattaaataatggAGATTTTTATGATTACTTTTTAGAAAAATCATGGTCCTTAATGCATATTCCACcaaatatgaaaaatgaaattttGTTAAAAAGTATGGCATGGAAAAATTCTTCCGTATTAGTTGAAGAATATTGTAAATCgaaatatgaaaataaaaaagacAAGTTAATAATagataattatgataattcattatttacTCATATTTATAGTAATAATCATGATTCTAAAGAAGACCAATCGAattgtttttttcataataacGCTAATTCGTCTTATTATACTTTTGATACAGATACTTCagaaaattttatttccaaatatttttatccaAGAATTTcgtataaaaaattttcttaTGATACTTTTGAAGGAGAAAAATttgataatttaatattagGTGGAAtgtgttatatatatgataacAAAATAGTACTGAATGACTTCTATAAAGGAATACAAACActttttaagaaaaaatattatgattatgataatatatttagtgtatgtataaataattatagaCAACAAATTTTGAGGGGATTTAAACATGGTTTTGATTTTTCTGTAAACTTTAATAACTTTTTTGATAACCAATTATATGACCAGGATATAAcaagaaataatataaatgaacaaaattttgtaaaagataataatatatctaacaaaaattatgatggtaaaaataatgaagatcATTTTCTTGTAGGATCATGTTTTGCCTTAGTAATTCATTCAGTAAAAAATCCATTACTTTACAAAAcagatatattaaatagtTCCCAAGGATACTGGGGTACATTAGGTGATTGTTTATCGGTTGAAATAAGAGTAAAATTttatgagaaaaaaaaaacaataaatcatccgaatataaataataacatacAAAATAACATATCAGATGTAATTTTAGGAGATGTAGAAATTGAGGTTTCTTTATACATAGGAGGAAAAGGAATATCATCATTTGTTCACAACAGTAATAGTTATTCGattgattataataaagaatgTATTTTAAATAACAAATTATTAGAAGATAGTTTAAACCAAGAAAGAGAAAGGACATATCACGAAGATGATCATGAAAATGATCTAAAgaatttaaagaaaaaagaaaggaTATACCCTATGGGTATATCACAAGAAATTAGTAATACAAGTGAAAATGTGAGGtatagtaataattattataaggatgaaaataatagcagttataatattaataataattgtaatGATAGGGAACAATATCCTGTACTAAAAATACAAAGTAATAAACAAACATTTtacaatattaataaaaatactaTAACCAAATTTCGTGTACGAATAAATTGTTTGAAACATACCTTTAgtgtatatatacaaaaattagatgaatataatttaaattttaataatacaaaaaataagataaaaccaattatacatattagAGCATTAGATATGACCCAAGCGTTTTCATTAGACATTGGAAATGCATACATAGGTCTTTATACCTGTCCAATATTATTTAAGCATAAATTgttgaagaaaaaaagtaaGCTAAATGAATGGTTTAAAAACTTTTATAATGTTAATATGTCAGATGATATGTCTACTATTTatgagaaaaataaaaatattaatatacataatgaaaatgggactatagaaaatgaaataagAAATAGAGATAATCTAGctttaaataaaaactaCCAAGACACCactaaaaataataataataataataataataatattaaatataataaagaaattgattctgaaaatgatatatttccatataaaaagcgaaatataaaaaattctGAAAATCGTCTTTTATTTAGTTGTTATGATTGTTCAgttgaaatatataaatggtTTCATCAGTCTTACAAGTCAGCTATTGAAATTCCTGAAATTGATATAGATAATGAAACgttaatattttatgataaacaaataaataagaatataaaaatacatagTGGATTAAATTTATGGAATAATTTAGAAATACATTTTAAGCTTACTTGGCCCATTGctttaataataaatacgaatactatatatacatataattctatttttcaatttttatttcttttaagtcgtattcattataatttaaaaattttatgttatcataatagaaatttatataaatatttatattatggAAAAGGAAgttcattattttcttatttattttctattagatataaaatgcaattttttttttctcatgTTATAAGATATTTACAagaagatataataaattatgaatataaacTAATGAGTACTCAAATACATAAATCTAAAGATTTTGAATATACTAAATCTGTTcatgatttatatatttctcaAATAGCAACTAAATGTTTTTTAAGAATTCAAGATTTAACGTATCCTTTAATGGAACTAATAGATACGTCTTTtaaattttgttatttttttcaatgTCTTGTGgaaaatgaattatttaccgatattttaaataatgaaatatcAAATGATAAGGACACTCATGAGcatatgaaaaatgaaaaaaaaaatgatcaTTCAAATATTGACACCTTTATAATAGATgaagatgataaaaatgaagattTAAAACAAGTAATAGAAAAGCTACTTcaatataatgatatatttaatgataaactaattattgttattaatGAAATGATAGGTATCAgttctaataataatcatgcttatattattcatttattaacTATATTAGATTTTAATAGTTATATAACCAAAATTAAAGATTCAcgtaaaaaatataatgatttaaacgcaaataaaaaatcaaaagatgatgaaattaaaaatttaaataaaaatattattgaaGATGATAATGTAATGAAAGAAACTCATATAGACAAAACTTCACATCTTCAAAGAAATAACttcaatataaataatgtaaatgatgaaaaaatgGAATGTCAAgatattgaaaatattcatattattgATAATTACCACGTAGATAAAAACCATAGTTATTATAATCCTAACATATCAAATGttgaaaataattcaaCGAATATAATGtcacaaataaatataaatggaataaatgaattaaatgaaaaaaatacacCCTTAAAAAGTAGAATAGTTAACAActttaataatttattatataataatattgatgCTACATCGAATATAAAACCAAATGATTTAAGTCCATACAATCAACATATGATCATGCCTCAAACTAACGAAAGTTTCTTAAATggtaatataaatataggAAGTGAAACCATGctaaataataataaatataataattataattacagctataataatataatgaatagtcaaaataatattattaatagtcataataatattatggatagtcacaataatattattaataatcATAGTAACATAATGAATAGTTATAATAACACAgcaaataataattataattcaTTAATTGATAAATATTCAAACATATTGAATAGCTACATGAATAATACTAGTTCAATTTACAATTCTCCAAAGAATTTTATAAACAATTCGAATATAAATTCATACAACTCTATATTAGAAACAAGCAAATTGaggaatataaataatatttcaagTGTAACTAACAATATAGGTAATGATTACAATACGAATAGTATATACAAAAGTAgtcataatatattacattatgatgataatgatgataataataatataactaATGATATAGGTAGTATCCCAAAACAAATCAAATTAAGcaatataaacaaaaatatcTATGAAccaaattttttaaataataacaatacTACTACAGATAATATTGCaacaaataatttaaataacCTAATGGATATTAAAGTTAAAAATCAGTTTAACgtacaaaatataatagatcaatataattataataccctgtcaaaaaataatatttcctTAAACAATACttataacataaataaaattagtACCTTATCTCCATTAAACAAAGTGGAAAATACCTTAAATTATAGTAACGTTCCATTACACATTTATCACAgtgaaaataatacatcAAAAAAATCAGACCATccataa